The Amaranthus tricolor cultivar Red isolate AtriRed21 chromosome 6, ASM2621246v1, whole genome shotgun sequence genome has a segment encoding these proteins:
- the LOC130815589 gene encoding uncharacterized protein LOC130815589: MKAAQDRQKSYANLRRRPNELEVGDKVLLCVSPMKGVVRFGARGKLSPRFLGPYDIVEKVRKLAYRLSLPNALAFSHVLDLEALELDENLTYEKQLVRLLDKKVRITRRKDITMVKV; this comes from the exons atgaaagcagCCCAAGATAGACAAAAATCTTACGCtaatctccgacgtcggcctaaTGAACTTGAAGTGGGTGACAAGGTTCTACTTTGTGTGTCTCCAATGAAAGGAGTAGTTcgctttggtgctcgtggaaagttaaGCCCACGTTTCCTAGGTCCTTATGACATTGTGGAGAAAGTAAGAAAGTTAGCCTATCGATTATCATTGCCTAATGCCCTGG CCTTTTCTCATGTATTAGATCTAGAggcgttagaacttgatgagaaCCTAACCTATGAAAAACAGCTTGTCCGGTTATTGGATAAGAAGGTCCGTATTACTCGTCGGAAGGATATCACCATGGTTAAAGTATAA